The Sulfitobacter sp. SK011 genome contains the following window.
TTGTTCTTTCAAGGTCGGCCGCAGACGCCAATAAGGAAACCAATGTGGTTGAGATTGGTAAATTGCTAGGAGTTGAGTACGTTCTTTCCGGTTCAATCCGAAAAAAGGGAACACAGGTTCGGTTCAATATATCTCTTGTCGAGACAACACAGGGGCAGATCATTTGGTCGGACCGCATTCAAGGTGAATTTGAAGCTGTTTTTGACATGATGGAAGAGATTACGGGACGTGTAACGGCCACGGTTGCAGGCCGAATTGAACACAAGGCGCTACGCGCAGCGCGGCTGAAGCGACCCGAGAACATGTCAGCGTATGAATGCTACTTACGCGCAATTGATCTGCATCGTTTGGCGGGCGTTACGGAGAGCCAGGTATTTGAGGCGCTTGAGTGGTATGACAAGGCAATCAAACTCGACTCGAATTTTGGGCGAGCTTACGCTATGCGCGTTTGTACCGCGTCTTATCTGGCGGATTTCGATTTGTTTAAAGCCGAACGCGACACATCAAAAGCGCTGGAACTGGACCCGACAGACCCTGAGGCTCACCGCATCATGGGAATAATCAAACTAAAAAATCACGGCGATTTCGAGGCCAGTCGATATCATCATGAGAAGGCAGTGCAACTGGCCCCCAATGACGCCTATATTCTCGGCCGATGTGCTGCGTTTCATACTTTTGCCGGAGCGCCTGACAAGGCCATGGAACTATTGGATAGGGCCGGTGTGCTGGATCCTTTCTTACCGGTTTGGGTGACAGAGGAACGTTGCGCTGCGCATTATGCATCTGGTCAGTATGAAGAAGTTTTGGTCGCAGGACGTACCTTAGCGCATCAGACCCGGCGCAGTCGCATTTATCAGGCGGCGGCACTGGTAGCTTTGGGTCGGACATCGGAAGCACGGGACCAGATTAGTGCAGCGATGGTGGAAGATCCGGACTTGAGCGGCGATTACATTATTTTGCAGGAACTTTTTCAGGATAAGTCGCTCTTGGCGCAGATTGTTGAGCGTGCGCACAAGGCAGGTTTGCCACTCGGGCTAGCCAACGCTCTTCATCCATTGGCAGTCGCAGGTGGTTGAGCAAAAATTTTGGTGTTAAGATGAAAACTCGCCTTCCGTTCTTGCCAAGCGTGATGTTGATATTTGGTCTCTTGTGTTCACAAGTCGCTTACAGTGCGACTCTGAGGTCGCCCCGCAGCGCTGGCGAGACAAACTGCAGCTTGGTTTTGGAAGGGGCAATAAGCGAGGGAGATGCTGAAGCGCTTCAGACTGCGTTACCCTATGCTGAGAGGGGCGAATTCACTCTTTGTCTTAATTCGCCCGGCGGATCCCTAATCGAAGGCATCCGGATGTCTGACATCGTTGCAGATCATGGTGTGGCAACGCTGGTGAAAAATGGTGCGACGTGTGCCAGCGCGTGCGCCGTGGCGTTCTTGGGGGGCACTTGTTCAGCATCGGGAGATGCTGGCATCTATGAAAACCACTGCCGACTTATAGAACCGGAAGCGGTCGTCGAGTTTCATGCGCCTTTCATTCAGGAGCTTGAGCAAGCTCAGTTTGAAACCTTTTCAGCCGCTGATGTCAGGAGGATATGGGCGACGTCTCGAGTTGTGGCAGGTCTATACGCGGAGGCACTCTCCAACCGGGAAGTCCCCATGGACATGATTGTCGACTTTTTGGCGGTCGATCCCAACATTGCAGGTCAGGCAGCGGGAGTACGTTTAATGATAAAAGACAGAGCATTGAGAGATTTATTAATGGCGGGCTTTTGGGCGGGTTAAGTGATCTCTTTCTGTTAATATTTATTAATATCAAGAGTTTATTGGATTAATTGGAGCGGGTAACGAGAATCGAACTCGTAACTAAAGCTTGGGAAGCTGCCGTGATACCTTTTCACCATACCCGCTCTGTGCTCAGCAGATATTGATTTGGCCTGCGAGCGTCAAGACCAACTCAGGTATGAGGGGCCTTGGCCTGAAAGAAAACGATCTCGGCCGGAATACGCAGCCCATCTGGTGTTTCAAAGGGCGCAGCGCATAGCTGTCGAAAATCCGTGCACTGATGGCGTCCTGATCCGCGTCCGTTCCGTTGAAATGCAAAATGGTGCGCCCGGCAGGCCCCACATTGACAGCAAGTTCTGCAACGTCGCGCCGGTTGCCCTGCGGCGTCAGGTCCAAGGCGGAAACAGCAACCCCGATGTCTTCAAACCCGGCCTGTTCCAGAACGTCGCGCACCCGCTCAGGATCGCGCATTGAAAACGGGCCGGGCGCATCGGGATCAACAGCCGGAGGCGCGCCAAGCACGGCCTTCGCGGCGGCGGCGCTGTAGGTAAACCACGGGTTGTTCGCAATCGCGCCCCAACTGGCGCATGACATCCCTGCACCGGGCCGCATTGCCTTGCGCATGTTGGAAAATGCACCGACCGCGTCGGCAAAAAACATCGTGCCAAACCGCGAGATCATCTGATCAAATAGGGCTGGTTCAAAATTGAAATCGGCCGCATCAGCCTCAATAAACTTAACGTTATCCAGATCTTGGGCGCGATCGCGGGCGCGGGCCAGCATGGTTGGAGATATATCAAGGCCATGAACCTGTCCGGCTGCGCCAACCCTTTCGGCGGCCTGCAAGGTGCTGGCACCTGTGCCGCATCCTATATCGAGTATAACCTGATCATTCATCAGGTTCGCGCGCGCCAGCACACCATCCAAAACCGGTTGCATGAGCCAATCCAGCGCGGCCTGCCGCGCCACCCATGTATCCCCGGCACCAGAGCGCCAGAATTCGGCCTGATCTGCGTTTGAGCCGCTCACGCTGGCCGCCGCCTGCGCCTGCTGTCACCGCCACCAGTGTTGAATGTCGCAGTCGGCAGCGTCACGATGCTGTTCAAAATCGGAAACGGTTCAACCGCGTTCGGGATGGCAGAGGCGTTCACAAAATGCTCCTGAAAACGCGGCTCAATAGCGGTTTCAATCTTGTGGATCGCGCGCACAGTTTCTTCAATTTCGGCGCGTGCCAGGGTATTCAGCAAGGCAATCCGCGCGCCGGTGCCAGCGGCATTGCCCGCCGAGGTGACTTTTTCCAGCGGCGCATCCGGGATCATGCCAAGGATCATAGCGTGTTTGGGCGAAATATGCGCGCCAAAGGCACCGGCCAGTACCACACGGTCCACCTTGTCCACGCCGAATTTGTCCATCAACAGCCGGGCACCCGAATAAAGCGCTGCCTTGGCCATCTGAATTTCGCGAATGTCGCGGTTGGTCACGGTGATCCTGGGGCCACCCGCATCTGTGCCGTCATAGACCAGATATGAATTGGTGCGCCCGTCTTCGAAAACGTTCGGCGATCCGGTCTGTTCGGACGTGCCGATCAACCCCGGTGCATCGACAATCCCGTGCAGGCGCATTTCGGCCACCATTTCGATGATGCCAGACCCACAAATACCGGTGACACCGGTGGTGGCAATAGCATCTTGAAACCGATCTTCATCCGACCACAGGTCTGATCCGATGACCTTAAAGCGTGCAATCTTGGTCACGGGGTCAATCTCAACCCGTTCAATGGCACCCGGAGCGGCACGTTGCCCCGACGATATCTGTGCCCCCTCGAATGCGGGTCCGGTGGGCGACGAACACGCCAGCACCTTGTCCTTGTTTCCCAGCAAAATCTCGGCGTTGGTGCCGACATCGACAACCAGAACCAAATCTTCGGATTTGTCCGGTGCTTCGCTCAACGCGACTGCGGCGGCATCGGCACCCACATGTCCCGCGATGCACGGCAAGAGATACACCCGTGCCGAGGGGTGGATGTTCAGCTCCAGATCATCGGCACGCAGGCGCATGGCATTGGATGTCGCCAGCGCAAAAGGGGCCTGTCCCAATTCAAACGGATCAATGCCCAGAAACAGGTGGTGCATGACCGGATTGCAAACAAAAACCGCGTCCACGATCAGGTCTTTGTCGACACCGGCCTCAGTCGCAATTTGCGAGAAAAGCCCATTCATGCCTTCGCGCACTGCGCGGGTCATTTCATTGGCACCCGACGGGTTCATCATGGAATAGCTGACCCGACTCATCAGGTCTTCGCCAAAGCGGATCTGCGGGTTCATCACACCGGAGGATGCAACAACTTCGCCGGTTTGCAGGTCACACAGATGCGCGGCAATGGTGGTAGAGCCCAAATCGACCGCGACGCCGTAAACTGTCCCTTCGTAATAGCCCGGCCAGATGTGCATGATCCGTGGCGGGTTCTCTGCATCGCCCAGATGCAGGGCGACTGTGACCTTCCAATTGCCTTTGCGCAGGACCGGTTGCATCACCTGCAGAATGTTAAGGTCGGCGTTGACCTTCTCCAGATCCCATTGATCGCGCAGGGCATCGCGCAACCGTTCCAGATCACCGGAAGGGTCATGCATGTCCGGCTCTGCCACCTCAACATAAAAGAGCTTGGTTGACGGATTCAGCACGATCTCACGCGCCTCGGCCCGTTTGCGCACCACCTGTTTGTGCACCTGGCTTTCCGGTGGCACATCGATCACCACATCGCCGTGAACCGTCGCCTGACAGCCCAGACGGCGGCCCTCAATCAGCCCGCGCTTGTCCTTGTAGCGTTGCTCAACCGAATTCCATGCCGACAAGGCATCGTCACGCACGGTCACCTTATGCTTGGAGAACTCACCATAGCTTGGGGTGATCTGACATTTGGAACAGATCCCGCGACCACCGCACACCGAATCCAAATCAACGCCCAGTTGTCGCGCGGCCGTGAGGATCGGGGTCCCGACGGCGAAATGCCCGCGCTTGCCCGAAGGGGTGAAAATCACCAGTGGATCACTGCTCATAGGTCTCTGTCCTCAAACGCTTTTCGTCACCATAGCGTCAAGCACGGCAGGCGAAAGGCAATGAGCGGCAAATAATGCGCCTGCCGCGCCATCTTTGGTGCTTCTTTTGGACCAAAGACGACTGCCAACAGGTCGCACACGGCCCCGACACCCGTGACAGCGCTTAATTCCCGGCAACAGCCCTTGGCATCCCGTCACATCCGTGAAATAGCAAACCGCCAAATGAACCCAAATAAAAACCATGACCCAGAGGTGTATGATGGAGATTCGTGAGGCTCTGACATTTGATGATGTATTGCTGGTTCCGGGCGCGTCCTCGGTGCTGCCGTCAACGGCGGATACCCGGACATTTGTCACCAAATCAATTGCGTTGAACATCCCGCTGCTGAGTTCGGCCATGGACACCGTGACCGAAGGGCGCATGGCCATTGCTATGGCGCAGGCCGGCGGCATGGGCGTGATCCACCGCAATCTGACAATCGACGAACAGGCCCGCGAGGTGCGCCGGGTCAAGCGATTTGAAAGCGGGATTGTCTATAGCCCCATCACCCTGACAGCCGATCAAACGCTGGCCGACGCCAAGGCTTTGCAAGAACGCTACAACGTCACCGGGTTTCCGGTGGTGGACGGGTCTGGCCGTGTTGTGGGCATCGTCACGAACCGCGACATGCGGTTTGCCTCTGATGACCGCACACCCGTTAAGGCGATGATGTCCACAGATAATCTGGCCATTCTGCACGAACCTGCGGACCGCGAAGAGGCGATCAGCCTGATGAAGGCGCGCCGGATCGAAAAGCTGTTGATCACCGACAAATCCGGAAAATTGACCGGGTTGTTGACCCTCAAAGACACCGAACAGGCGGTTTTGAACCCCACAGCGTGCAAAGATGCACTGGGCCGTTTACGGGTTGCTGCCGCGACAACGGTGGGTGACGCAGGTTTTGAACGCTCACAGGCGCTGGTCGAAGCGGGTGCGGATATGATTGTGATTGATACGGCGCACGGCCATTCCGAAGGGGTTGCGCGGGCCGTTGAACGCGCCAAAACCCTCAGCAACGAAGTGCAGGTCGTGGCAGGCAACGTGGCCACAGGGGCTGCCACGCGGGCGTTGATTGATGCAGGGGCGGATGCCATCAAAGTGGGCATTGGTCCCGGTTCCATCTGTACCACGCGGATGGTGGCCGGTGTGGGTGTGCCACAGCTGACCGCGATCATGGATTGCGCCGAGGCGGCGGGCGATATCCCGGTCATTGCTGATGGCGGCATCAAGTTTTCGGGTGACTTCGCCAAGGCAATCGCGGCGGGCGCGTCCTGCGCGATGGTCGGCTCAATGATTGCGGGCACCGACGAATCGCCGGGCGATGTGATCCTGTATCAGGGCCGCAGCTTCAAAAGCTTTCGCGGCATGGGCAGCCTTGGTGCGATGGCCAGCGGATCGGCAGATCGGTATTTTCAAAGTGATGCCGCCAGCGACAAACTGGTCCCAGAAGGCATCGAAGGGCAGGTCGCCTATAAAGGCAGTGCCGCCGCCGTGGTGCACCAGATGGTTGGCGGGCTGCGGGCCGCGATGGGCTATACCGGATGTGCCACTGTCGCAGAAATGCGCAAAAACTGCTCCTTCGTGAAAATCACCGGTGCTGGCCTGAAAGAAAGTCATGTGCATGATGTGCAAATTACCCGCGAATCGCCAAACTATCGGGCCGGATAAGTGTTTTTATTCAGTCATATAAACGTCATTGTTCAAGTGATGCATAAACAATGACCCCCGGCGCGCGCGTGGCCGCAGCCATCGAGGTGTTGGACGACATGGCAGGCGGGCTGGCAGCGGAACAGGCGTTGACCCGCTGGGCGCGTCGCAGCCG
Protein-coding sequences here:
- a CDS encoding class I SAM-dependent methyltransferase — protein: MSGSNADQAEFWRSGAGDTWVARQAALDWLMQPVLDGVLARANLMNDQVILDIGCGTGASTLQAAERVGAAGQVHGLDISPTMLARARDRAQDLDNVKFIEADAADFNFEPALFDQMISRFGTMFFADAVGAFSNMRKAMRPGAGMSCASWGAIANNPWFTYSAAAAKAVLGAPPAVDPDAPGPFSMRDPERVRDVLEQAGFEDIGVAVSALDLTPQGNRRDVAELAVNVGPAGRTILHFNGTDADQDAISARIFDSYALRPLKHQMGCVFRPRSFSFRPRPLIPELVLTLAGQINIC
- a CDS encoding ASKHA domain-containing protein, whose protein sequence is MSSDPLVIFTPSGKRGHFAVGTPILTAARQLGVDLDSVCGGRGICSKCQITPSYGEFSKHKVTVRDDALSAWNSVEQRYKDKRGLIEGRRLGCQATVHGDVVIDVPPESQVHKQVVRKRAEAREIVLNPSTKLFYVEVAEPDMHDPSGDLERLRDALRDQWDLEKVNADLNILQVMQPVLRKGNWKVTVALHLGDAENPPRIMHIWPGYYEGTVYGVAVDLGSTTIAAHLCDLQTGEVVASSGVMNPQIRFGEDLMSRVSYSMMNPSGANEMTRAVREGMNGLFSQIATEAGVDKDLIVDAVFVCNPVMHHLFLGIDPFELGQAPFALATSNAMRLRADDLELNIHPSARVYLLPCIAGHVGADAAAVALSEAPDKSEDLVLVVDVGTNAEILLGNKDKVLACSSPTGPAFEGAQISSGQRAAPGAIERVEIDPVTKIARFKVIGSDLWSDEDRFQDAIATTGVTGICGSGIIEMVAEMRLHGIVDAPGLIGTSEQTGSPNVFEDGRTNSYLVYDGTDAGGPRITVTNRDIREIQMAKAALYSGARLLMDKFGVDKVDRVVLAGAFGAHISPKHAMILGMIPDAPLEKVTSAGNAAGTGARIALLNTLARAEIEETVRAIHKIETAIEPRFQEHFVNASAIPNAVEPFPILNSIVTLPTATFNTGGGDSRRRRRPA
- a CDS encoding adenylate/guanylate cyclase domain-containing protein, with the protein product MKYNQKMERRLSALFVADIVGSTPAMEANEEQALVSNNACLDEITQAITAKSGRVFGTAGDSILAEFPSPVNALQAAIDARAAITQNRRCSQSVIRIGLHLADVVVQGTDLRGDGVNVAARIQSNAAPGAIEVSTPFFDQVKRISPCVFDDLGAQTFKGVSNPMQIFRVKTASDRARYGIVPTVSPHVGAKRPNSVLVMPFLTASSADEDQKFLVEGLTDDLTLELSRMHGLFVLSRSAADANKETNVVEIGKLLGVEYVLSGSIRKKGTQVRFNISLVETTQGQIIWSDRIQGEFEAVFDMMEEITGRVTATVAGRIEHKALRAARLKRPENMSAYECYLRAIDLHRLAGVTESQVFEALEWYDKAIKLDSNFGRAYAMRVCTASYLADFDLFKAERDTSKALELDPTDPEAHRIMGIIKLKNHGDFEASRYHHEKAVQLAPNDAYILGRCAAFHTFAGAPDKAMELLDRAGVLDPFLPVWVTEERCAAHYASGQYEEVLVAGRTLAHQTRRSRIYQAAALVALGRTSEARDQISAAMVEDPDLSGDYIILQELFQDKSLLAQIVERAHKAGLPLGLANALHPLAVAGG
- the guaB gene encoding IMP dehydrogenase, with translation MEIREALTFDDVLLVPGASSVLPSTADTRTFVTKSIALNIPLLSSAMDTVTEGRMAIAMAQAGGMGVIHRNLTIDEQAREVRRVKRFESGIVYSPITLTADQTLADAKALQERYNVTGFPVVDGSGRVVGIVTNRDMRFASDDRTPVKAMMSTDNLAILHEPADREEAISLMKARRIEKLLITDKSGKLTGLLTLKDTEQAVLNPTACKDALGRLRVAAATTVGDAGFERSQALVEAGADMIVIDTAHGHSEGVARAVERAKTLSNEVQVVAGNVATGAATRALIDAGADAIKVGIGPGSICTTRMVAGVGVPQLTAIMDCAEAAGDIPVIADGGIKFSGDFAKAIAAGASCAMVGSMIAGTDESPGDVILYQGRSFKSFRGMGSLGAMASGSADRYFQSDAASDKLVPEGIEGQVAYKGSAAAVVHQMVGGLRAAMGYTGCATVAEMRKNCSFVKITGAGLKESHVHDVQITRESPNYRAG